The proteins below come from a single Oscillospiraceae bacterium genomic window:
- a CDS encoding MobC family plasmid mobilization relaxosome protein, translating to MCREKYIRLALMGITIHPRPPDSYKKVLLQLSAYGNNLNQIAHVVNATGKVTTDQLEKALNLLEKTWDYVEDTL from the coding sequence ATGTGCCGAGAAAAGTATATCCGGCTGGCACTGATGGGCATTACGATCCACCCGCGCCCGCCTGATAGCTACAAAAAGGTATTGCTACAGCTTTCGGCCTACGGCAATAACCTCAATCAGATTGCCCATGTGGTCAATGCCACCGGAAAGGTTACCACTGACCAATTAGAAAAAGCCCTGAACCTTTTGGAAAAGACATGGGATTATGTGGAGGACACGCTCTGA
- a CDS encoding HipA domain-containing protein, with protein sequence MTDFTNCPIVPGRAYNGANGSKIAVEYGGGIYMLKFPPSGERKPTNLSYTNSCISEHLASSIFNLIGINAQKTELGTFSIKGKTKVVCACKDFATGSKRLFDFCSIKNTILDSDSNGSGTELEDVMDTIDKQQYVSPVELREHFWNVFIVDALLGNFDRHNGNWGFLYDDQTHRTEIAPVFDCGSCLLPQADENVMQAVLTNEAELHARVFQFPTSAIKLNGRKINYYDFITRAENDDCNAALERVFPKIDMEKIAAFIDGTPVISDLQKQFYSRYLQARYDLILSPAYKLIEPQK encoded by the coding sequence ATGACTGATTTTACAAACTGCCCCATTGTTCCCGGTAGAGCTTACAATGGAGCAAACGGCAGCAAGATTGCCGTTGAATATGGCGGCGGGATTTATATGCTGAAATTTCCCCCGTCAGGGGAACGAAAGCCCACAAACTTGTCGTACACCAATAGCTGCATTAGTGAACACCTTGCAAGCAGCATCTTCAATCTAATTGGAATCAACGCGCAGAAAACCGAACTTGGAACCTTTTCTATTAAAGGCAAAACAAAAGTTGTCTGTGCCTGCAAGGACTTTGCAACAGGCAGCAAGCGCCTGTTCGACTTCTGCTCTATCAAAAACACAATTCTCGACTCTGATAGCAACGGCAGCGGCACGGAACTGGAAGATGTGATGGACACCATTGACAAGCAGCAATATGTATCGCCGGTAGAATTGCGGGAGCATTTCTGGAATGTCTTTATCGTGGATGCGCTGCTCGGAAATTTTGACCGCCACAATGGAAACTGGGGATTTCTTTACGATGACCAGACCCACAGAACAGAAATTGCCCCTGTTTTCGATTGCGGTAGCTGCTTACTTCCACAGGCAGATGAAAATGTCATGCAAGCTGTGCTTACCAATGAAGCAGAACTTCATGCACGGGTGTTCCAATTTCCTACCTCGGCTATAAAACTGAACGGACGGAAGATCAATTACTACGATTTTATCACCCGCGCGGAAAACGATGACTGCAATGCTGCATTGGAACGTGTTTTCCCAAAAATTGATATGGAAAAAATCGCAGCTTTCATTGATGGCACACCTGTAATTTCCGATTTGCAAAAGCAATTTTACTCACGCTATTTACAAGCTCGGTACGACTTGATTCTCTCACCGGCCTACAAACTGATTGAACCACAAAAGTAA
- a CDS encoding helix-turn-helix transcriptional regulator → MVIEDLLAKRGMTKYKLAVQAGIPHPTLSDICSGKTKLEKCSAETVYKLSQVLGVSMEQLTEDGIRQTERERAYEYGLPDYLQHDLDAYKSGIKNHSSLLDCLWGELYGSINMAEINERSITHEHADYLRKKYLYGAKL, encoded by the coding sequence ATGGTTATAGAAGATTTACTTGCCAAGCGCGGCATGACAAAGTATAAACTTGCTGTGCAAGCGGGAATTCCGCACCCGACGCTCAGTGATATTTGCAGCGGAAAAACAAAACTCGAAAAATGCTCTGCCGAAACGGTCTATAAGTTGTCGCAGGTGTTGGGAGTTTCTATGGAGCAGTTGACGGAGGACGGCATCCGCCAAACCGAACGTGAACGTGCCTACGAGTATGGCTTGCCGGACTATTTGCAGCACGACTTGGATGCGTATAAAAGCGGAATCAAAAATCACAGCAGCCTGTTGGACTGTTTATGGGGTGAACTTTATGGCAGCATCAACATGGCAGAAATCAATGAAAGAAGCATTACCCACGAACACGCAGACTACCTGCGAAAGAAATACTTGTATGGAGCAAAGCTATGA
- a CDS encoding recombinase family protein: MEKELSPCRVWLYARIPGDYVGTMDSIKVCALQAHADGCTVVGSSTDEHGGWLLRPGYREMLRHICKGEIDTVYICRMRHISRSEGHLFSFFRQLMKHGAKVVATEYNIEYRAANFKLGRKIDTYAARHQCAKPFGRRRTVPQEQYEQARHLVYQTPTC, translated from the coding sequence ATGGAAAAAGAACTTAGTCCCTGCCGCGTATGGCTTTATGCCAGAATTCCCGGCGACTATGTGGGAACCATGGACAGCATAAAAGTTTGTGCCTTACAGGCTCATGCTGATGGCTGCACCGTTGTGGGCAGCAGCACCGATGAGCATGGCGGATGGCTGCTGCGACCTGGATATCGGGAAATGCTGCGGCATATCTGCAAAGGCGAAATCGACACTGTGTATATCTGCCGGATGCGCCATATCAGCCGCAGCGAAGGACACCTCTTTTCGTTTTTCAGGCAGCTTATGAAGCACGGCGCGAAGGTGGTCGCCACGGAATATAACATCGAATACCGTGCGGCAAATTTCAAGCTGGGCAGAAAAATTGACACCTATGCGGCACGGCACCAGTGCGCAAAACCTTTTGGCAGACGGCGTACTGTTCCGCAGGAACAGTACGAGCAAGCACGGCATTTGGTGTACCAAACGCCCACTTGTTAG
- the srtB gene encoding class B sortase has protein sequence MKNFLYSLFIGLFGIAALTSIAFLLMYAAQSKQQAHLYSDLAAVRKQDTQQEIASQSSVQPTSRNLYLENSDMVGWILIEGTGIDYPVMQTPADPNYYLKHDFERNYTDYGCPFMQADCDALCPSDNLIIYGHNMKDGSMFADLAKYRSKDFWQSHKTVWFDTALGSSAYEIFAVIHTTVQADAADAFPFYRFVNAASPEEYADYVSICQARALYDTGIFAEYGDKLLTLSTCDNITDNGRLLVIAKRI, from the coding sequence ATGAAGAACTTTCTATATTCGCTTTTTATTGGGCTGTTCGGCATTGCAGCTCTCACGAGCATCGCATTCCTGTTGATGTATGCCGCACAGTCTAAACAACAGGCGCACCTTTACAGCGACCTTGCCGCCGTAAGGAAACAGGACACACAACAGGAAATTGCATCGCAATCCTCGGTACAACCAACCAGCCGAAACTTGTATTTGGAAAACTCTGATATGGTCGGCTGGATTCTTATCGAGGGCACCGGCATCGACTATCCCGTGATGCAGACACCGGCAGACCCCAACTATTACCTGAAGCACGACTTTGAAAGGAACTACACGGACTACGGCTGCCCCTTTATGCAGGCAGATTGCGATGCGCTTTGCCCATCCGATAACCTAATCATCTACGGTCACAACATGAAGGACGGCTCGATGTTTGCAGACCTTGCCAAGTACCGCAGCAAGGATTTCTGGCAATCACACAAAACCGTCTGGTTCGATACCGCGCTGGGCAGCAGCGCCTATGAGATTTTTGCCGTGATCCACACGACCGTGCAGGCAGATGCCGCCGATGCGTTCCCATTCTATCGGTTTGTGAACGCAGCATCCCCGGAAGAATATGCCGATTATGTGTCGATCTGCCAAGCGCGGGCGCTGTACGATACAGGCATCTTTGCTGAGTACGGTGACAAGCTGCTCACGCTTTCCACCTGCGACAACATTACCGACAACGGCAGATTGCTTGTAATCGCCAAACGAATCTAA
- a CDS encoding phosphoadenosine phosphosulfate reductase → MKHILTCSFGKDSIATALLALQHGEPLDELVYSEVMFSDTVSGELPEHKRFIYETAIPYFEKRGIPTRVLRGQKTYLDCFYRIVSRGNAEGKLASFPLTGRCSIQRDCKLPPIRNYQKMLPQDTVYYLGIAADEPIRLARLKENQTSLLAKYNLTEKDAWKMCQAEGLLSPLYAFTGRGGCWFCPNASMRELRHLYNAHPDLWQLLLELQDAPNKATERFNRSYTLHDLDLRFSLEGEQLSFFTYGER, encoded by the coding sequence ATGAAGCATATTCTGACTTGCAGCTTTGGCAAAGACAGCATCGCCACGGCGCTGCTTGCCCTGCAGCACGGCGAACCGCTGGATGAACTGGTTTATTCCGAGGTGATGTTCAGCGATACCGTATCGGGGGAACTCCCGGAGCATAAGCGGTTCATCTATGAAACAGCCATCCCGTATTTTGAAAAGCGCGGCATTCCCACAAGGGTCCTGCGCGGGCAAAAGACATATTTGGACTGCTTTTACCGCATCGTAAGCCGCGGCAATGCCGAGGGAAAGCTGGCGTCTTTTCCGCTGACCGGACGCTGCAGTATACAAAGGGACTGCAAACTACCGCCTATACGCAACTACCAAAAAATGCTGCCGCAGGACACCGTTTACTATCTGGGAATTGCCGCCGATGAACCGATACGGCTGGCACGGCTTAAGGAAAACCAAACATCTTTATTGGCAAAGTATAACTTGACCGAAAAAGATGCGTGGAAGATGTGCCAAGCCGAGGGGCTGCTGTCCCCGCTATATGCGTTCACAGGGCGCGGCGGCTGCTGGTTTTGCCCCAATGCGTCCATGCGGGAACTTCGGCACCTGTACAACGCCCACCCCGATTTATGGCAATTGTTGCTGGAATTGCAAGATGCCCCCAATAAGGCAACAGAACGGTTTAACCGCAGCTATACGCTGCACGATTTAGATTTACGGTTCAGCCTTGAGGGAGAACAGTTGAGCTTTTTTACATACGGGGAGCGTTGA
- a CDS encoding SpaA isopeptide-forming pilin-related protein, whose product MWVSKRDLTNDEELPGATLSIKDTDGNVVTSWVSTDTPHRVMGLHLGDTYTLTETRPADGYALADEITFRLLQKVDENGSNLQEAEVYYLTTKNFLFWTWDDWKLLDDATVIMRDDTIKAEFSKKDLTTMEELPGAELTITDKDGKEIERWVSTDKPHYIEKLPAGDYTLTEVKAPDGYAFAESVPFTVLPTGEVQQFEMLDDVIKVEISKKDLTTMEELPGAELTITDKDGKEIERWVSTDKPHYIEKLPAGDYTLTEVKAPDGYAFAESVPFTVLPTGEVQKFEMRDDVIKVEISKVDITTNKELPGAELTITNKDGKVMERWVSTDKPHYIEKLPAGDYTLTEITAPDGYEIAEDISFTVLPNGDVQRVVMKDAPIPEQPVQPTPPSTPTPTPLIPQTGDTFPLGLLLALASLSLAGLAALLYKSVHCKAAAQKDDDETE is encoded by the coding sequence ATGTGGGTAAGCAAGCGCGATCTGACCAACGACGAGGAACTGCCCGGTGCCACTTTGAGCATCAAAGATACAGATGGCAATGTGGTGACCTCTTGGGTATCTACCGACACGCCCCACCGTGTGATGGGGCTGCATTTGGGCGACACCTATACCCTGACCGAAACCCGCCCCGCCGATGGCTACGCGCTGGCGGATGAAATTACCTTCCGTCTGCTGCAAAAGGTGGACGAGAACGGCAGCAACCTGCAGGAAGCCGAGGTTTACTACCTGACCACAAAGAACTTCCTGTTCTGGACTTGGGACGATTGGAAGCTGTTGGATGATGCAACCGTGATTATGCGCGATGACACTATCAAGGCAGAATTCTCCAAGAAGGATTTGACCACAATGGAGGAATTGCCCGGCGCGGAGCTGACCATTACCGACAAGGACGGCAAGGAAATTGAACGCTGGGTATCCACCGACAAACCGCACTATATCGAAAAACTGCCCGCAGGCGATTACACGCTGACCGAGGTGAAAGCCCCTGACGGATACGCATTTGCCGAGAGCGTACCGTTTACGGTGCTGCCCACCGGTGAGGTGCAGCAGTTTGAGATGCTGGATGATGTCATCAAGGTGGAAATCTCCAAGAAAGACCTGACCACGATGGAGGAACTGCCCGGTGCGGAGCTGACTATTACCGACAAGGACGGCAAGGAAATTGAACGCTGGGTATCCACCGACAAACCGCACTATATCGAAAAACTGCCCGCAGGCGATTACACGCTGACCGAGGTGAAAGCCCCTGACGGTTATGCTTTTGCCGAGAGTGTACCGTTTACGGTGCTGCCCACCGGCGAGGTGCAGAAGTTTGAAATGCGGGATGATGTCATCAAGGTGGAAATTTCTAAGGTAGACATCACCACAAACAAAGAGCTGCCCGGCGCAGAGCTGACTATCACCAATAAAGATGGCAAAGTGATGGAACGCTGGGTATCCACCGACAAACCGCACTACATTGAAAAACTGCCCGCAGGCGATTATACGCTGACCGAAATCACGGCACCCGATGGGTACGAAATCGCAGAGGATATTTCCTTTACAGTGCTGCCGAACGGAGATGTACAGCGCGTGGTTATGAAGGATGCTCCCATCCCCGAACAGCCCGTGCAGCCGACACCGCCGAGTACTCCGACCCCCACACCGCTGATTCCCCAGACAGGCGATACTTTCCCGCTGGGGCTGCTTCTGGCGCTGGCGAGTCTTTCCTTGGCAGGGTTGGCGGCATTGCTTTACAAGAGTGTCCACTGCAAAGCCGCTGCCCAAAAAGACGACGATGAAACCGAATAA